TCGTGGGCGGAATGATCACGATCATGCTGATGGTGAATCTGATTCCCGTGCTCTACAGCTTCTATGGCCATCGAGAACCGCCCGAAGGCGGCGGCGTCGGGCATTAAGACTTCGTCACTTTTGACAATGCAGCCGAGTTCAACTCGGACATATATCGGGTGGCGAGTGACGGACAATTGAGACGCGGGAGACCCGGGATTTCGGCAATTCCCGCCAATCCCGGTCATCCTCAGCCTGTCTCGATCCAGGTCACGTTCCTGATCGAGGCAACAACAGAAGAGACTCAAGACGACATCGACATTCAGCCACTGATCACGGGAATTGCTCAAGTTGCAGCAAACCGGCGATGTCGGCCGCGGCGTTCAAGCGGTTTTCGAGCGCCGAGATGTAATCGAGATTGGCTTCGAACACAGTCCGTTGCGTCTGTAACAGTCTCGAGATCTCGAACTGACCTCGGCCATACGCCTTTTGGACCAGTTCGAGCGTTCGCATTGCGTCGGGCAGGATTCCGTTTTCATAGTTTTCAACAGCCTGTTCGGCGACACGGAAGCGCGTCACAGAATCCGCAAGGTGCTTGGTCAGTTCTTGCTGCGACGCCAGCCGACCGGCCATCGATCGCTGCACTGCCGCATGAGCGGCCATGATATTTCCCTGGTTTCGATTCCAGAGTGGCACATCCACGTACAGTCCGACCAGCGCCTGATAGTTGGCCGTCGATTCCTGATATTGCGTACCAGCTTGGACGCTGAGGTTTTGAATCGGTTCGACTTCCGCGCGTCGCAACAACAGCACGGTCCGATTGACATCCAAATTCGCGATCTGAATCACGGGGCTCGTCGTCATCACACGCGCCAGCACTTCGTCATCATTGAAGTCGGGAACTTTTGCCGTCAGTTGTCCATCCACTTCACCGACCATCATGACCGACACACCAATGCTGGCCGCCAATTGTCGTCGTTGGCCCAGTAGAGCAATGTCCGCTCCCTGAAGTGAGGTTTCCGCCTTGCGACGCTCGACCCGCAGCAGCAAGACGTCGGTTTCGCTGACCTGTTCTGCATCGAACAGATTCATACTGGTCTTTTCCGATTGTTTCGAGATCTCCAGCAGCTTTTGCAACAGGGTCTTGCGTCGCTGTGCGGCCAGTGTGGAAAAGAACTCCTGCCGAACGCTCGTCAAAACTTCGAATCGCTTTCGAACACTATCCCATTCTGCCTGATGGGCAGCCTCCAAAGCCGCGGCGCGATCGAGCTTCAGCTTCCCGCCACGAACGACTTCTTGAGTCAATCCGATCGAATACACACCGGTCCGAGTCGGACCGATCACCTGTGGGTTGCCGCTATCAACACGCGGGTTGGGATACAGCCCGGCTTGTACTGCGCTGCCGTGTGCTTCTGAGATGCGGGCATTGTATTCCGTCAGGCGCGGGTGGCTGGCAAGCGCCAGAGCGACGCATT
This genomic interval from Schlesneria paludicola DSM 18645 contains the following:
- a CDS encoding TolC family protein, whose product is MRWIALVVLIGLPGLISMASSAETADPIPPAPDHSEAAAVSARIDLDECVALALASHPRLTEYNARISEAHGSAVQAGLYPNPRVDSGNPQVIGPTRTGVYSIGLTQEVVRGGKLKLDRAAALEAAHQAEWDSVRKRFEVLTSVRQEFFSTLAAQRRKTLLQKLLEISKQSEKTSMNLFDAEQVSETDVLLLRVERRKAETSLQGADIALLGQRRQLAASIGVSVMMVGEVDGQLTAKVPDFNDDEVLARVMTTSPVIQIANLDVNRTVLLLRRAEVEPIQNLSVQAGTQYQESTANYQALVGLYVDVPLWNRNQGNIMAAHAAVQRSMAGRLASQQELTKHLADSVTRFRVAEQAVENYENGILPDAMRTLELVQKAYGRGQFEISRLLQTQRTVFEANLDYISALENRLNAAADIAGLLQLEQFP